The following is a genomic window from Thermoplasmata archaeon.
TGAGGTCGATCCGCTGCCGCAGGTAGTTCGAGACCTCGAACTGGCTGCTGATCTTCTTCGAGATCTCCAGGTACTTCTTGACCGAGCTCTCGTGGACCGTGAGGGTGAGATTGCCTCCGCACGCCAGGCACTTCCCGCGGAGCGGCATGCGCCGGAACTTCTCCCCGCACTTCGTGCAACGGACCTGCTGGCTCGAGAACGCTTTCAGGTTGCCGATCAGGTCCGGGAGGAAATGGTGGACGACGATGCGCGCG
Proteins encoded in this region:
- a CDS encoding DNA polymerase II large subunit (unique DNA polymerase that is similar to eukaryotic polymerases; forms a heterodimer of the small and large subunits; possesses polymerization and 3' to 5' exonuclease activities); the encoded protein is GFAYTHETSNIAAGPLASAYGEGSMFEKIDKQLDLALKIRAVDPNDVVARIVVHHFLPDLIGNLKAFSSQQVRCTKCGEKFRRMPLRGKCLACGGNLTLTVHESSVKKYLEISKKISSQFEVSNYLRQRIDLIEEAITSLFTNDKTQDLKLDDFF